The sequence TCCAGGTCGATGACGTGGATGCGCCTGAAGCCCGCCGACTCGAAAAGCCTGGCTTGGTCGACGGGCGCTTCCGAGTAGGTCCGCTGCTGCTGGTAGTCGCCCTGATAGAGCCGAACGCAGCGTCCCCCGATCAGGTCGATGGCAGGTATGACTAGCATTTCACCTCCAGGAAGTTTTTGAGCAGGCGCAGACCCTGGGTGCCGGAGCGTTCTGGGTGGAATTGGACGCCCCAGTAGTTGTTGTGGCGCAGCGCCGAGCAGAACGGGCCTCCGTAGGTGGTCTGCCCGATGGTGCCGGGCTGCAAGGGGACGAAATAGCTGTGCACGAAATAGAAATAGGCTCCCGTCCCGATGTCTTCGAAAAGGGGGTCGTCGCGCGTGATTTGAACCGCGTTCCATCCCACGTGGGGGACCTTGAGGCGGCTGGAGTCGAAACGGTGGACGGTGTCGGGCAGCAGCTCGAGAAGTTGAGCGTCTTCCTCTTCGCTGCGCCGGAAGAGCAGTTGCAGTCCCAGGCAGATGCCCAGGAAGGGCACCTTGAGTCGGAGAATGACGTCGTCGAGTTCCTGACGCCGCAGCGAATCGCAGGCGGCCCCGGCGGCGCCCACTCCAGGCAGGATCACCCGGGAAGCCCGGCTCACAACCTCGGGGTCGCCCGACATCTGGAAGTCCTGCTCCAGATGGGTGAGGGCATTGGCCACGTTGTAGAGGTTGCCGGCTTCGTAGTCGATGACGACGATCATCGCAGCCTCCGGCCCGGCAACTGACAACTTGCAAAGACCAAGTCCCAGGCGCAGATGCATTCGGGGAGACTTGTGAGTTGCAAATCGGGAGTTGGGCGTTGCGTCAGCATAGCGTTCCTTTAGTGGACGGTATTTCCTGTCCCAGGCGCGGGTCGGGTTCCAGGGCGGCGCGCAGGGCTCGGGCGAAGCATTTGAAAATGGCCTCCACCCGGTGGTGTTCGTTTTCTCCGCTGTCGAGCAGGCGGATGTGCAGGTTCATGCCCGCCTGGTTGGCCAGCGAGGCGAAGAAGTGGTTGACCATCTCGGTGGACAGGTCCCCCACCTGCTCGCGCTGAGGGCGGTAGTCGCTGGCGAAGGCATAGCGCCCTCCCAGGTCGAGGGCCACCTGGCACAGCACCTCGTCCATGGGCAGGATGAAGAATCCGTAGCGGCGGATGCCCCGCTTGTCGCCCAGCGCCTCCCGGATGGCCTGTCCCAGCCCGATGCCCAGATCCTCGGTCAGGTGGTGGTCGTCGACCCCCAGGTCGCCGGCGGCGCTCACCTTGAGGTCGACGAGGGAGTGCTTGACCAGCAAGTCGAGCATATGGCTGAGGAATCCCAGCGGAAGATCGATTTGGGACTCGCCGCTGCCGTCCAGGTCGAGGCGCAGGCCGATCTGGGTTTCGCGGGTCTGACGGCTGATTTCAGCGCTACGCATGGTGTCCTCCTGGGGGCTGCCTGCCTTGGCTGGCGGCGGCCGTCGCAGACTCGGGAGCCACCAGACGCCTGAACTCGTGGAGGAAGAGGTCGTTTTCCTCGGGACGTCCGATGCTGACGCGGATGGTGTCGGCCAGTCCGGGCATGGAAGAGCGGTCGCGCACCACCACTCCGCGCTCCAACAGCTTGCGGCAGAGCAGAGAAGCGTCCGCCACCTTGAAGAGCAAAAAGTTGCACTGGGAGGCGAAGATGGGTCCCACGGCCGGGATATTCTGCAAGGCTCTGCGCAGGCGGCTCCGCTCGCTGAGGATTTTCTCAAGTCGCGAGGGCCCTTCCTGCAACGCCAGGACGCCCTGGCGCTGGGTCAATG comes from Acidobacteriota bacterium and encodes:
- the hisH gene encoding imidazole glycerol phosphate synthase subunit HisH, which gives rise to MIVVIDYEAGNLYNVANALTHLEQDFQMSGDPEVVSRASRVILPGVGAAGAACDSLRRQELDDVILRLKVPFLGICLGLQLLFRRSEEEDAQLLELLPDTVHRFDSSRLKVPHVGWNAVQITRDDPLFEDIGTGAYFYFVHSYFVPLQPGTIGQTTYGGPFCSALRHNNYWGVQFHPERSGTQGLRLLKNFLEVKC
- the hisB gene encoding imidazoleglycerol-phosphate dehydratase HisB is translated as MRSAEISRQTRETQIGLRLDLDGSGESQIDLPLGFLSHMLDLLVKHSLVDLKVSAAGDLGVDDHHLTEDLGIGLGQAIREALGDKRGIRRYGFFILPMDEVLCQVALDLGGRYAFASDYRPQREQVGDLSTEMVNHFFASLANQAGMNLHIRLLDSGENEHHRVEAIFKCFARALRAALEPDPRLGQEIPSTKGTLC